The following proteins are encoded in a genomic region of Leifsonia psychrotolerans:
- a CDS encoding TetR/AcrR family transcriptional regulator, with product MPRVTGTKKAILDAALQLAATKGITGTTMDEVAELAGVAKGSLYYNFTNKDQLFEELLEQGVGALAEVLREARSGLHGWAALEALVDTLLGRIQENSALAKLMASEIFRTDRAWQKTLFALRHDALAEFAAAIAESAPDSAARGTHDLMASSVFGAVLMGGLEWLVFEPERTKDEVAATILQALGGQLRPAGS from the coding sequence ATGCCACGGGTGACCGGAACCAAAAAGGCGATTCTCGACGCGGCCCTGCAACTTGCAGCCACGAAGGGCATCACCGGCACCACCATGGACGAGGTTGCCGAACTCGCCGGGGTCGCCAAGGGCAGTCTGTACTACAACTTCACCAACAAAGATCAGCTCTTCGAAGAGTTGCTGGAGCAGGGGGTCGGTGCCCTCGCGGAGGTTCTGCGCGAGGCCCGGTCCGGTCTGCACGGATGGGCAGCGCTTGAGGCGCTCGTCGACACGCTCCTGGGCCGCATTCAGGAGAATTCGGCGCTGGCGAAGCTGATGGCGTCAGAGATCTTCCGCACAGACCGAGCCTGGCAGAAGACGCTGTTCGCCCTGCGGCACGACGCCTTGGCTGAGTTCGCGGCGGCCATCGCCGAGTCGGCACCGGATTCGGCCGCGCGTGGCACGCATGACTTGATGGCCTCGAGTGTCTTCGGTGCCGTGCTGATGGGCGGGCTGGAATGGCTGGTCTTCGAGCCGGAGCGCACGAAGGATGAGGTGGCGGCGACGATCCTCCAAGCCCTCGGTGGTCAGCTGCGCCCTGCAGGCTCCTAG
- a CDS encoding ROK family protein encodes MNAVTRHGGLTQVELAGVTGLSAASVSNIVKELSTSGVLHTSRTTQNGRRAQYVTLAHALGLIVGVHFSRRHMRIALTDVAQTVVAENHVPLAKDHRADNELDRVARMVADMLESVSGSLDEVRSVGIALPTSVDSKTGMTARSGLLRGWDGVPVADVLSWRLGRPVFVDNAANLAALAEHRSGASRGRADSVYLDIGDGISAGLIINGQLFRGFSGGAGEFGHTVIRDNGPLCACGTRGCLEAIAGGAAVLSNLRESHGAMKLTDVVVRAIAGDAGCAREIVNAGRSIGVAAANLCNLIAPERLVIGGELARAGELLIGPIRHAVERAVLVSEGSLPNIVPAELGERSAVLGAVVFAIDQLSVTSAEIVA; translated from the coding sequence GTGAACGCCGTCACGCGGCACGGCGGTCTCACCCAGGTCGAATTGGCCGGAGTCACCGGGCTCTCGGCGGCCAGCGTCTCGAACATCGTCAAAGAGCTCTCGACCAGCGGAGTCCTGCACACCTCCCGCACCACTCAGAACGGGCGCCGCGCGCAGTACGTCACTCTCGCCCACGCCCTCGGCCTCATCGTCGGGGTGCACTTCTCACGGCGGCACATGCGCATTGCCCTCACGGATGTCGCCCAAACAGTCGTCGCCGAAAACCACGTTCCGTTGGCCAAGGATCACCGCGCCGATAACGAACTCGACCGCGTCGCCCGCATGGTTGCCGACATGCTCGAATCCGTCAGCGGCTCCCTTGACGAGGTGCGTTCCGTCGGGATCGCGTTGCCGACGTCGGTCGACAGCAAGACCGGCATGACCGCGCGCTCGGGGCTGTTGCGTGGGTGGGACGGCGTGCCGGTCGCCGACGTCTTGTCGTGGCGACTCGGTCGCCCGGTCTTCGTTGATAACGCCGCCAACCTCGCAGCGTTGGCCGAGCATCGGAGCGGTGCCTCACGCGGCCGCGCCGACTCCGTCTACCTCGACATCGGTGACGGTATCAGCGCTGGATTGATTATCAATGGGCAGCTTTTTCGGGGTTTCAGCGGGGGAGCGGGGGAGTTTGGGCACACCGTCATTCGCGACAACGGGCCGCTGTGCGCGTGCGGAACTCGGGGATGTCTGGAGGCGATCGCCGGGGGAGCCGCAGTGCTCAGTAACCTGCGCGAGAGCCACGGAGCGATGAAGCTGACCGATGTCGTCGTGCGTGCCATCGCTGGCGACGCCGGGTGCGCGCGCGAAATCGTGAACGCAGGGCGAAGCATCGGTGTTGCGGCAGCGAATCTCTGTAATCTGATCGCCCCCGAGCGCCTCGTGATCGGCGGCGAGCTTGCCCGGGCCGGCGAATTGCTGATCGGGCCGATCCGACATGCCGTGGAGCGAGCGGTACTGGTCAGTGAAGGCTCGCTGCCGAACATCGTCCCGGCAGAACTGGGCGAGCGGAGTGCGGTTCTCGGTGCCGTCGTCTTCGCAATCGACCAGCTCTCCGTCACCTCTGCGGAGATCGTAGCCTGA
- a CDS encoding TrmH family RNA methyltransferase, which yields MTEHAASEADNLTVELTTYGVGPWQGEWPEESHYDAELLTHGDTRNVIDRYRYWSMAAIVADLDTHRHPFHVAIENWQHDMNIGSIVRSANAFAADTVHIVGRKRWNKRGAMVTDRYQHVMHHPDVADFLAWAQSANLPVIAIDNVPGCVKIETFSFPERCVMLFGQEGPGLSPEAIAAADTVVEITQFGSTRSINASAAAAVTMHNWVMQHVTFTP from the coding sequence GTGACTGAGCACGCGGCATCCGAAGCAGACAACCTCACCGTCGAGTTGACGACCTACGGCGTCGGACCGTGGCAGGGGGAATGGCCGGAAGAGTCGCACTACGACGCCGAACTTCTGACGCATGGCGACACGCGCAACGTGATCGATCGCTACCGCTACTGGAGCATGGCAGCCATCGTCGCCGACCTCGACACGCACCGGCACCCGTTCCACGTGGCCATCGAGAACTGGCAGCACGACATGAACATCGGGTCGATCGTGCGAAGCGCGAATGCCTTCGCCGCCGACACCGTGCACATCGTGGGGCGTAAGCGCTGGAACAAGCGCGGGGCCATGGTCACCGATCGCTACCAGCACGTCATGCACCATCCGGATGTCGCCGACTTCTTGGCCTGGGCGCAGAGCGCAAACCTGCCTGTGATCGCCATTGACAACGTTCCGGGGTGCGTGAAGATCGAGACCTTTAGCTTTCCTGAGCGCTGCGTGATGCTCTTCGGGCAGGAAGGCCCGGGCCTCTCGCCCGAGGCGATCGCGGCTGCAGACACCGTGGTCGAGATCACCCAGTTCGGCTCGACCCGATCGATCAACGCCTCGGCCGCGGCCGCTGTGACGATGCACAACTGGGTCATGCAGCATGTGACGTTCACCCCGTAG
- a CDS encoding sugar ABC transporter substrate-binding protein, giving the protein MKIFTRRALVVTTAILLTAGTLTACSNGSSTSSSSSANTAGASSAKIGLLLPDSVTARYESADKPYFEAKVKELCPDCTVLYANADGDAAKQQQQAESMLTQGVKVLVLDPFDGVAAAAIVNEAKAQNVPVISYDRLIDSPDLAFYISFDNEKVGELQGTALVDKLKKDGVAPGDGGILMVNGSPTDNNATLFKAGAHKIIDPSGYKILAEYDTPGWDPAQAQNWVAGQLTQFAGQIKGIYAANDGTAGGAIAAVKAAGLTPVPPTTGQDAELAGIQRILAGDQYMTVYKALKPEAERAAQLAVDLVNGKTVKGDTTVKTASGAEIQSFLLTPVSVTVDNIQSTVVKDGFYTAAEICTPDYKAACDAAGIK; this is encoded by the coding sequence ATGAAGATTTTCACCCGGAGAGCGCTCGTCGTAACGACCGCAATCCTGCTCACCGCGGGCACCCTCACAGCGTGTTCCAACGGCTCATCGACGTCGAGCTCAAGCTCGGCGAACACTGCCGGTGCCTCGAGCGCCAAGATCGGGCTGCTTCTGCCTGACTCGGTGACCGCCCGGTATGAAAGTGCAGACAAGCCGTACTTCGAGGCGAAGGTCAAAGAGTTGTGCCCCGACTGCACAGTGCTCTATGCCAACGCCGACGGCGACGCGGCCAAGCAGCAACAGCAGGCCGAGTCGATGCTGACCCAGGGTGTCAAGGTGCTGGTGCTCGACCCGTTCGACGGTGTCGCGGCAGCCGCCATCGTGAATGAGGCGAAGGCTCAGAACGTTCCGGTCATCTCCTATGACCGCCTCATCGACAGCCCCGACCTGGCCTTCTACATTTCGTTCGACAATGAGAAAGTCGGCGAACTGCAGGGCACGGCACTGGTCGACAAGCTGAAGAAAGACGGAGTCGCCCCCGGCGACGGAGGCATCCTGATGGTCAACGGGTCGCCCACCGACAACAACGCAACGTTGTTCAAGGCTGGTGCGCACAAGATCATCGACCCGAGCGGCTACAAGATCCTCGCCGAGTACGACACACCGGGATGGGACCCTGCTCAGGCCCAGAACTGGGTCGCCGGTCAGCTGACGCAGTTTGCCGGGCAGATCAAGGGTATCTACGCGGCCAATGACGGCACGGCGGGTGGTGCGATTGCTGCGGTGAAGGCTGCGGGTCTCACGCCGGTTCCGCCGACGACCGGGCAGGATGCCGAACTTGCTGGAATCCAGCGAATCCTCGCCGGTGACCAGTACATGACCGTGTACAAGGCACTCAAGCCCGAGGCGGAGCGGGCGGCTCAGCTCGCCGTCGACCTCGTCAACGGAAAGACAGTGAAGGGTGACACGACGGTGAAGACCGCCAGTGGCGCCGAGATTCAGTCGTTCCTGCTGACGCCGGTTTCTGTCACAGTCGACAACATTCAAAGCACCGTCGTCAAGGACGGTTTCTACACTGCCGCTGAAATCTGCACCCCAGATTACAAGGCAGCCTGCGACGCCGCAGGAATCAAGTAA
- a CDS encoding YhgE/Pip family protein: MKIPAMIAAELRRLTRSPMALIALLALGIVPLLYGGFYLWANQDPYAKLNAIPVALVVSDTGYSSNGKHTNYGDEVATQLLADGTFNWHRVSAAAAAHGLNDQKFDFSVTLPADFSEAIVSSSTPRPQQATVILTTNDANSYLGTTIGEQAVKKIQAQIVAQVNEQAAGQFLVGLSTIRTSLVSATDGAQNLLDGATAAADGAAQLATGTASLAAGTVSLRDGLGAVATATSALPAQSAALADGASQVAAGNQQLAGIGDRVGTVSADVVNQLQPTRDQIEQQLESSAVLSPAQIDAVLATLDRLGAAVRSGNDHVQHAVGTIDALAEGSAQVASGAQRLADATPALVAGIQAATSGSSSLAEGAAQASAGAAQLSSGLPDLVTGLTTLHGALHSGYQSIPETTEAERTAQAKNIANPVAVQESAVARAGTYGAGLAPFFVALAAWIGIYALFLIVKPVSRRAITALHSPIKITFAGWLTPALIGALQMVGLYVIVAVVLGFKVENPLGTYGLMALSSITFAAMILALNIWLGSVGQFVGLVLMVVQLVTAGGTFPWQTLPAPLAFVHHLLPMSYSVDGLRQLMYGGNLAEAMSDVWVLIAWLACAVAIAALGVVRMTHFRTLRDLEPSLIG; the protein is encoded by the coding sequence ATGAAGATCCCGGCCATGATCGCGGCCGAGCTCCGTCGGCTGACGCGCTCACCGATGGCGCTCATCGCACTGCTCGCCCTTGGAATCGTGCCCTTGCTCTACGGCGGCTTCTACCTGTGGGCGAACCAGGACCCTTACGCGAAACTCAATGCCATTCCTGTCGCGCTCGTCGTGAGCGACACCGGTTACTCCTCGAACGGGAAGCACACGAACTACGGCGATGAGGTCGCCACGCAATTGCTCGCGGACGGTACCTTCAACTGGCACCGGGTGTCGGCCGCGGCCGCCGCACACGGACTCAACGACCAAAAATTCGACTTCAGCGTCACACTGCCCGCCGACTTCTCTGAGGCCATCGTGTCGTCGTCGACACCTCGCCCTCAACAGGCCACGGTCATTCTCACCACGAACGACGCGAACAGCTACCTCGGAACGACGATCGGCGAACAAGCTGTCAAGAAGATCCAGGCACAGATCGTAGCGCAGGTGAACGAGCAAGCCGCCGGGCAATTTCTCGTGGGACTTTCGACAATTCGGACCAGTCTGGTGAGTGCGACAGATGGCGCCCAGAACCTCCTCGACGGCGCAACCGCCGCTGCCGACGGGGCCGCCCAGCTGGCGACCGGCACTGCCTCGTTGGCCGCGGGCACGGTGAGCCTGCGCGATGGCCTGGGCGCTGTGGCGACGGCCACCTCCGCGCTTCCGGCGCAGAGCGCAGCTCTCGCCGATGGAGCCTCGCAGGTCGCCGCTGGCAACCAGCAACTCGCCGGAATCGGCGATCGCGTGGGCACGGTGTCGGCCGACGTCGTGAATCAGCTGCAACCGACGCGCGACCAGATCGAGCAACAACTCGAGTCCTCTGCCGTGCTCAGCCCGGCCCAGATCGACGCGGTGCTCGCCACGCTCGATCGGCTCGGTGCGGCGGTGCGCAGTGGCAACGATCACGTTCAGCATGCCGTCGGAACGATCGACGCGCTCGCTGAGGGGTCGGCTCAGGTCGCCAGTGGCGCGCAGCGGCTCGCGGATGCGACTCCCGCCTTGGTCGCGGGGATTCAGGCCGCGACATCCGGCTCGAGCAGTCTCGCCGAGGGCGCAGCCCAGGCCAGTGCCGGAGCCGCGCAGCTCTCGAGCGGGTTGCCCGATCTCGTCACCGGTCTGACCACCCTGCACGGTGCACTGCACAGCGGCTACCAGAGCATCCCCGAGACGACGGAGGCTGAGCGCACCGCCCAGGCCAAGAACATTGCCAACCCGGTGGCGGTACAGGAATCCGCCGTCGCACGGGCGGGAACCTACGGCGCCGGGTTGGCGCCATTCTTCGTTGCATTGGCCGCCTGGATCGGAATCTATGCGCTCTTCCTGATCGTCAAACCCGTCTCCCGCCGCGCGATCACCGCGCTGCACTCGCCGATTAAAATCACGTTCGCCGGCTGGCTCACCCCGGCCCTGATCGGGGCGCTACAAATGGTGGGCCTCTACGTGATCGTGGCCGTCGTGCTCGGTTTCAAGGTCGAGAACCCGCTCGGAACCTACGGACTCATGGCGCTCTCATCGATCACGTTCGCCGCGATGATCCTGGCCCTCAATATCTGGCTCGGCAGCGTCGGCCAGTTCGTCGGCCTGGTGCTGATGGTCGTGCAACTGGTCACGGCGGGCGGCACGTTCCCCTGGCAGACCTTGCCCGCGCCGCTCGCATTCGTGCACCATCTGTTGCCGATGTCATATTCCGTCGACGGATTGCGGCAACTCATGTATGGCGGCAATCTCGCGGAGGCGATGAGCGATGTGTGGGTGCTCATCGCCTGGCTTGCCTGCGCGGTCGCCATCGCGGCGCTCGGCGTGGTGCGAATGACGCATTTCCGCACGCTGCGTGACTTAGAACCGAGCCTGATCGGGTGA
- a CDS encoding sugar ABC transporter permease, producing the protein MTISTPVPAPGKPPLAADRLDERLTPREGIRGSITAFGQRVRGGDLGSLPVVIGLILIWAIFQILNPNFLSPNNLVNLALQSAASGTIAIGVVVVLLVAQIDLSIGSVSGLAAAILGVSLTQLNWPDWLAIIVALAVGALIGLLYGILFTRFGVPTFVITLAGLLAFLGLQLKVLGPNGSINLPYDSFVVQFATSMFLPPWLAYILAVLTAGALFATDLMRNRRRARAGLSTGPLSIVLVKSVLLLVVLAVAVWYLALDRGVGLMFVLFLVLVVVMNFFLTRTRWGRSVYAIGGNVEATRRSGIKVNRVYISVLMLGTTFATLGGLLAASRLTAASLSSGGGDTNLVAIAAAVIGGTSLFGGRGSAYAALLGILVLQSISNGLTLLNLDSSIRYMITGAVLLLAVIIDSLSRRSRASHGQA; encoded by the coding sequence ATGACGATATCAACGCCCGTGCCCGCACCGGGGAAGCCGCCGCTGGCGGCCGATCGGCTCGACGAACGCCTGACGCCGCGGGAGGGGATCAGGGGGTCGATCACCGCGTTCGGTCAGCGGGTGCGTGGCGGCGACCTGGGCTCGCTGCCCGTTGTGATCGGACTCATTCTGATCTGGGCGATTTTTCAGATTCTCAACCCCAACTTTCTCTCCCCCAACAACCTGGTAAACCTGGCGCTGCAGTCTGCGGCCAGCGGAACGATTGCAATCGGCGTGGTCGTGGTGCTACTCGTCGCGCAGATCGACCTGTCAATCGGCTCGGTGAGTGGTCTCGCTGCGGCCATCCTGGGCGTCTCCCTCACTCAGCTGAACTGGCCGGATTGGCTCGCCATCATTGTGGCGCTGGCCGTCGGTGCACTGATCGGCCTCCTCTACGGCATTCTGTTCACGCGGTTCGGGGTGCCCACCTTCGTGATCACGCTCGCCGGGCTGCTCGCCTTTCTGGGGCTACAGCTCAAGGTGCTGGGGCCGAACGGGTCGATCAACCTGCCCTATGACTCGTTCGTTGTGCAATTTGCGACATCGATGTTCCTGCCGCCGTGGCTGGCCTACATCCTCGCGGTACTCACCGCCGGAGCCCTCTTCGCCACCGACCTCATGCGTAATCGTCGCCGAGCGCGGGCCGGTCTCTCCACCGGCCCGCTCAGCATCGTTCTCGTCAAGAGCGTGCTGCTGCTCGTGGTTCTCGCGGTTGCCGTCTGGTATCTGGCTTTGGACCGAGGCGTCGGGCTGATGTTCGTGCTCTTTCTGGTGCTTGTCGTTGTGATGAACTTCTTTCTCACTCGCACCAGGTGGGGGCGCTCGGTCTACGCCATCGGGGGCAACGTCGAGGCGACCCGGCGTTCGGGCATCAAAGTCAACCGGGTCTACATCTCGGTGCTCATGCTCGGCACCACGTTCGCCACGCTGGGCGGCTTGCTCGCTGCATCCCGTCTCACGGCAGCCAGCCTCTCAAGCGGTGGCGGTGATACCAACCTGGTGGCAATCGCCGCGGCGGTGATCGGCGGAACGAGCCTGTTCGGTGGTCGCGGCAGCGCCTACGCCGCCCTGCTTGGAATTCTCGTTCTGCAGTCCATCTCGAACGGTCTCACCCTGCTCAACCTCGACTCGTCGATTCGCTACATGATCACCGGGGCCGTGTTGCTCCTCGCCGTCATCATCGACTCGCTCTCCCGGCGTTCTCGCGCCAGTCACGGTCAGGCTTAG
- a CDS encoding YhgE/Pip family protein: MFAFLSSGTELRRFRKGALPKIAVAVLLFIPLIYGALYLWAFWAPTDELRNLPVALVNEDTGAVNDGERLLAGNDVVDKLVDGKDLDWHQTDAADAAAGVSNGEYYFSLTIPANFSASAISAGTDLPQSAVLQVNYNDSNSFLASTLGKSAMAQVREAVAVNVGEQTVNTLLVGLHDAGAGIRDAADGATQLANGLDTAKAGAGDLVVGLASLADGTATLNSGAGKLDAGATTLTDGLATLSSGAATLSDKSGELATGAGQLAAGATGLAAGTGAVATGTSTVSDSVTKLIAAINAAPAGTPAAAFLPALGELQVGAGKVAAGAADANAGAGQVSGAASALANGSAQLSAGAGQIAGGLSSAHSGAAALSAGASDLSAGTQTLADGSQALLDGGSKLESGAGQLVDGSHTLATALTDGAEKIPNDSDGLISQKSVVIADPVSLDQTWDNESAGFGEGFAPFFIALATFVGALITWLILRALPTRALATSASGIRTIMTGFLPAMAIGLGQVVIMVLVLVYGIGLEPTYWLGMSAFMYLAALAFLAVQQMFIVLLGSAAGRVVSLVLLMMMLTSSGGTYPVETTPEFFQALHPFMPASWVVTGLRELITGGIDYRLWVSVASLAALLIGSLAISAWSAGKQRMWTIKRLHPELTI, translated from the coding sequence ATGTTTGCATTTCTGTCATCCGGCACCGAACTCCGCCGGTTTCGCAAGGGCGCTCTGCCCAAGATCGCCGTCGCGGTGCTCCTCTTCATCCCCCTCATCTATGGGGCTCTCTACCTCTGGGCCTTCTGGGCGCCGACCGATGAGCTGAGGAACCTGCCTGTCGCCCTCGTGAATGAAGACACCGGCGCGGTGAACGACGGCGAGCGCCTCCTCGCGGGCAACGATGTCGTCGACAAGCTCGTCGACGGCAAAGATCTCGACTGGCATCAAACGGATGCCGCGGATGCCGCAGCGGGTGTCTCGAACGGCGAGTACTACTTCTCTCTGACCATTCCGGCGAACTTCTCCGCCAGCGCGATCTCGGCCGGCACCGACCTGCCCCAGTCCGCCGTCTTGCAGGTGAACTACAACGACAGCAACAGCTTCCTGGCCTCGACGCTCGGTAAATCGGCCATGGCACAGGTGCGGGAGGCCGTCGCCGTGAACGTGGGCGAGCAGACGGTGAACACACTGCTGGTGGGTCTGCACGACGCGGGCGCCGGCATCCGGGATGCTGCAGACGGCGCCACCCAGCTCGCCAACGGCCTCGACACGGCCAAGGCCGGAGCAGGCGACCTAGTCGTCGGGCTGGCCTCGCTCGCCGACGGCACCGCCACGCTGAACAGCGGAGCCGGGAAGCTGGATGCGGGTGCCACCACCCTCACCGACGGCTTGGCGACGCTCTCGAGCGGCGCTGCAACACTGTCGGACAAATCGGGTGAGCTGGCCACGGGCGCGGGGCAGCTCGCCGCCGGAGCGACAGGCCTCGCGGCCGGCACCGGCGCGGTCGCGACCGGCACCAGCACTGTTTCTGACAGCGTGACGAAGCTCATTGCCGCGATCAATGCGGCCCCCGCTGGCACCCCCGCCGCAGCTTTCCTGCCCGCCCTCGGCGAGTTGCAGGTCGGCGCAGGGAAGGTCGCCGCCGGGGCGGCGGATGCCAATGCGGGCGCAGGGCAGGTCTCGGGGGCGGCATCCGCGCTCGCCAACGGCTCCGCACAGCTCTCTGCGGGGGCCGGCCAGATCGCCGGCGGCCTGTCGAGCGCTCATTCCGGGGCCGCGGCACTCTCAGCTGGCGCCTCCGATCTTTCCGCCGGCACGCAGACCCTCGCCGATGGATCCCAGGCATTGCTCGACGGCGGCAGCAAGCTGGAGAGCGGCGCGGGGCAACTCGTCGACGGCAGCCACACTCTTGCCACGGCACTCACTGACGGCGCCGAGAAGATCCCGAATGACTCCGACGGGCTGATCAGCCAGAAGTCGGTCGTGATCGCCGACCCGGTCTCGCTTGACCAGACCTGGGACAACGAATCGGCCGGTTTCGGTGAGGGCTTCGCGCCCTTCTTCATCGCCCTGGCAACCTTCGTCGGAGCACTCATCACCTGGCTGATCCTGCGGGCCCTGCCGACGCGGGCACTCGCAACGTCGGCCAGCGGCATCCGGACGATCATGACCGGTTTCCTGCCCGCCATGGCGATCGGCCTCGGTCAGGTCGTCATCATGGTGCTGGTGCTGGTCTATGGAATTGGGCTGGAACCGACCTATTGGCTGGGGATGAGCGCATTCATGTATCTCGCCGCCCTCGCGTTCCTGGCGGTGCAGCAGATGTTCATCGTGCTGCTCGGCTCGGCCGCGGGCCGCGTGGTCAGCCTGGTGCTGCTGATGATGATGCTGACCTCGTCGGGCGGAACGTACCCGGTTGAGACGACGCCGGAGTTCTTCCAGGCGCTGCATCCGTTCATGCCGGCCTCATGGGTCGTCACGGGCCTGCGCGAACTCATCACGGGTGGCATCGACTATAGGCTGTGGGTTTCGGTGGCATCGCTGGCGGCCCTTCTCATCGGCTCACTCGCGATCAGCGCGTGGAGTGCAGGCAAGCAGCGGATGTGGACGATCAAGCGTCTGCACCCTGAGCTGACGATCTAG
- a CDS encoding ATP-binding cassette domain-containing protein has protein sequence MQSTIWADALALTAKRGRVYGPVNLEIGEGVTVLCGPSGSGRTSALLTLAGRMRPSSGTAEVLGYALPRQARSVQKKTSIAGFDDIDDLEVSVSVGAAVRERRAWLAPWWSIVKRPSNSSFAELAQPIFGDVPIPAVNTTIWDLNELQSMLLRVTLAQMSNPSVLFVDQIEQVHEPRSRRILWERLGALAETGTAVVVAATEPEPQLWTGLSSQPTVISLTEDN, from the coding sequence GTGCAGTCGACTATCTGGGCGGATGCCCTGGCCTTGACCGCCAAGCGCGGCCGCGTTTATGGGCCGGTCAACCTCGAAATCGGCGAAGGAGTCACCGTGCTCTGCGGGCCGTCGGGCAGTGGTCGCACGAGCGCGCTGCTCACCCTGGCCGGGCGCATGCGCCCGAGCAGCGGAACGGCCGAAGTGCTCGGCTATGCCCTCCCGCGGCAGGCGCGCTCGGTGCAGAAAAAAACTTCGATCGCGGGCTTCGACGACATCGATGACCTCGAAGTCTCGGTCTCCGTCGGGGCCGCCGTGCGCGAGCGCCGCGCCTGGCTCGCTCCCTGGTGGTCGATCGTGAAGCGTCCGAGCAACAGCTCGTTCGCTGAGTTGGCCCAGCCGATCTTCGGGGACGTGCCGATTCCGGCCGTGAACACGACGATCTGGGATCTAAACGAGCTGCAGAGCATGTTGCTGCGCGTGACGCTCGCGCAGATGTCGAACCCCAGCGTTCTTTTCGTCGACCAGATCGAACAGGTACATGAGCCTCGATCACGACGGATTCTCTGGGAGCGCCTGGGCGCGCTCGCCGAGACCGGCACCGCCGTGGTCGTGGCCGCGACCGAGCCGGAACCGCAACTCTGGACCGGGCTTTCGAGCCAACCGACCGTTATTTCACTCACCGAGGACAACTGA
- a CDS encoding ATP-binding cassette domain-containing protein, which produces MSKAFGAVRALTEVNLEVYPGEVVAIVGDNGAGKSTLVKILAGVYPPDTGVITFQGRPVSIPSPAASRALGIATVFQDLALCDNLDVVSNLFLGREVGNFTLNEEEMEKRSWELLRQLSAKIPSVRIAVASLSGGQRQTVAIARSLIGEPRVVILDEPTAALGVAQTAEVLNLIERLRERGHGILLISHNMADVQAVADRVVVLRLGRNNGDFQVADVSYEDIISAITGATDNVVTRRAATHSSGEAAHQ; this is translated from the coding sequence ATGTCAAAGGCTTTCGGCGCCGTGCGAGCGTTGACCGAGGTGAACCTTGAGGTCTATCCCGGTGAGGTCGTCGCCATCGTTGGCGATAACGGAGCAGGCAAGTCGACCCTGGTGAAGATACTCGCGGGGGTGTACCCACCCGATACCGGCGTGATCACCTTTCAGGGCCGCCCCGTGAGCATTCCGTCGCCCGCGGCATCGCGGGCTCTCGGAATCGCCACGGTGTTTCAAGATCTCGCGCTCTGCGACAACCTCGACGTCGTGTCGAATCTCTTTCTTGGGCGCGAGGTGGGCAACTTCACCCTCAACGAGGAAGAGATGGAGAAGCGCTCCTGGGAGTTACTGCGGCAGCTGTCGGCCAAGATCCCCTCGGTACGCATCGCGGTCGCCTCTCTCTCGGGCGGGCAACGCCAGACCGTGGCGATCGCGCGTTCGCTGATCGGCGAGCCACGCGTGGTGATCCTGGATGAACCCACGGCAGCACTCGGAGTCGCGCAGACGGCCGAGGTGTTGAACCTTATCGAGCGGCTCCGTGAACGCGGCCACGGCATCCTGCTGATCAGCCACAACATGGCCGACGTGCAGGCAGTCGCCGATCGGGTGGTCGTGTTGCGGCTGGGCCGCAACAACGGAGACTTTCAGGTGGCCGACGTCAGCTATGAAGACATCATCTCGGCCATCACGGGTGCGACAGACAACGTTGTCACCCGTCGGGCGGCCACCCATTCCAGCGGAGAGGCAGCGCACCAATGA
- a CDS encoding DUF3151 family protein: MPGDNLLDQPEILLPTEPEVLAALSRTARAEIAVVAAAHPTSSLAWAELADIAHADGRTIESYAFARVGYHRGLDALRKAGWRGHGRIPWSHEPNQGVLRALYALRRAAGEIGETDEVTRLTTFLNDSDATAIGRIESEHTTTQVITIRGEE; the protein is encoded by the coding sequence GTGCCCGGCGACAATTTGCTCGACCAGCCCGAGATCCTCCTCCCCACAGAACCGGAGGTGCTCGCGGCGCTCAGTCGAACCGCAAGGGCCGAGATCGCCGTCGTTGCGGCAGCGCACCCCACCTCATCGTTGGCCTGGGCCGAACTGGCCGACATCGCGCACGCAGACGGCCGAACGATCGAGTCCTACGCATTTGCCCGCGTCGGCTACCACCGCGGTCTCGATGCCCTGCGCAAGGCCGGGTGGCGCGGACACGGACGCATCCCCTGGAGCCACGAGCCCAATCAGGGCGTTCTGCGTGCGCTCTATGCACTGCGCCGAGCCGCAGGAGAGATCGGCGAGACCGACGAAGTCACACGGCTGACCACATTTTTGAACGATTCCGACGCGACGGCCATCGGCCGGATCGAGTCAGAACACACGACGACTCAGGTGATCACCATCCGAGGAGAGGAATAA